In Sciurus carolinensis chromosome 17, mSciCar1.2, whole genome shotgun sequence, one genomic interval encodes:
- the LOC124967811 gene encoding protein AF1q-like: MRDPVSSQYSSFLFWRMPIPELDLSELEGMGLSDTPTYKIKDSSIGKMTRQATGAEPEKNPEGDTLLEYSTFNFWRAPIASIHSFQLDLL, encoded by the coding sequence ATGAGGGACCCTGTGAGTAGCCAGTACAGCTCCTTTCTTTTCTGGAGGATGCCCATCCCAGAACTGGATCTGTCGGAACTGGAAGGCATGGGTCTGTCAGATACACCCACCTACAAGATCAAGGACAGCAGCATTGGCAAAATGACCAGGCAAGCAACAGGAGCAGAACCAGAGAAAAACCCAGAAGGTGATACCCTCCTAGAGTACAGCACCTTCAACTTCTGGAGAGCTCCCATTGCCAGCATCCACTCCTTCCAGTTGGACTTGCTCTAG